The Elaeis guineensis isolate ETL-2024a chromosome 12, EG11, whole genome shotgun sequence sequence TCCTATTTGTGGTCTTTAATGGCAATGCAATAAATATGGACATGCATATATTCTCATGCAAAGACCATGAAATATTATATTTGGTTTGAGTGACTTGATAGTACATTTCAGATTGGGATGTCTGAACaaaataaacacacacacacacacaaaaaaaaaaaaaagaaataaaaagatttGTTATCTGGCCATTTTTCTGCTATGTTGCTGTATCTGGCGTTACTTTAGGCATTTACTTCGCATCAATCATTATCCTGTAAAAGCTAATCAATACTGCTTTGCCATGCTTTTATCATACAGTTGATTAGAATTCCTCAGGCAGTTGGTCTAGGCATGAATTCCTCCAATTGAATCCAGAAGAGAAATTCTTGGACATTTCACTTTTCTTTCATCTGGCTGTTGTTGGAagatattttttgatcaaattcaGTGAGTGAATCATACTCGTTCTATACTAAACGGAAAGTAAGAGGAAGAAACGGAATAGTATGGATTATCACCTCTGCTACCAATGTTCAATTGTTTCCACTGTCtcctgaaaaataatttaaatagattAGCATTTGCGAAGCTTCTGTCCTATTCCTAAAAGTCTGAGATTACTCCATCATAGCATCAAGAGAAGTCTCTAAATAAATATTATGTAGTTAGTTTGCTAGAAATTGCTTGTGAGAAAAGGCAAAAAAATTATAAGGCAGCCTTGCAAGTTGTGACCAAAAGAGAATTTTTTGAAACTTCCAAAGTCTGCAAACATTTCACAATTCCTTTTCTTACAAGTTTCACCTTGATTTTCATcagtcttcttttttcctttcccaTTCCAACACTGTGGAACATACCATTCAAGTACTCTTTTACAAACTAATGCTTCATGCATTGCCATACCCATTGCAACTTTACCCCTGATTAATCACAATTTTGAAAACCAATGACGTATTGTGCATTTCATTGTGGGATGATTGATGGCTCAAATCCAGTTTcttttttcaggatatcaatgaaGAGGAAGCAGGAAGGGCAAGTTTGGATATAATAAGTGTCAAAACACTCATGGAAGCAGAGAtgttgagagaaaattcatcgaaGAAGGTATCTAATGCTGAAGTCAGACATGCAAGATCCAATTTGAAATCCCAGATTCATCTTGAGGATAATCACAAGCAAATAAGTAGGAACTCTAAGGCAACATGTGATCTTGATGCCAATGATTTAAGGGCTTTCGCAAGCTTGGACCCTTGTTGGTCTGATTATCCAAATCTGGTCGGTAAGTCTTCTATCGATCTCGAGCTGCCTGCACTGATGGCAGAGTACTGTGTAGACAACTGCCGATGCCAAGAAAAGCATGTGGATTGTAAGACTAAGACAAATTCAAGTCCTGCCCTGAAACATATAAGTCATAGCAACTATAGTCATCTTCATGAGCATCCCGGGCTTGCTCAAAAGCACTCCATTCTTCAAAAGGCACTGCACAATGAAGCTGAGACTTGGAAAAGTCAGAAATTCATTGACATAAAACAGCTAAATAGTAATGGAGTAGTCCGTGAATCTAAGGACTTTGTTGAAGCATTGGAaacattaaattcaaataaagagCTACTTTTGAAGCTTCTTCAAGATCCAGATTCACTTCTGTTGAAGCACGTCCAAGACTTCCAAAACTCTCAGGCTGGTAAACCAGCAACACTGGAATCATCAAAGAATTTTGAAGGAGGCAAATTGTTAGGCGAAGAGATTAAAAGCTCAGGCCAATGTGAGCAATCCATCAACCATAAGCACTTACATTATCCTGTTAGAAAAATAGATGAGTCAAACAGCACAAAGCTGTCGAGGAAGGGTGGTAATTCCAAGATGTTAGATAGAATAGTAGTTTTAAAACCCAGTCCAGCAAGAATTCAGAACTTGTCGGATATAAATAGTTCCAACTCTTTACCTCAATCGCATCAAAGCTTACAGCATCAGAAAGACACTGCAAAAGTTTCATCCCATTTTTCTCTAAAAGAAATCCAGAGGAGGTTCAGACATGCTCTAGGTGAGGGAAAAAAGGAGCAACATTCAATCACTACCGATGGTATTCTTCATAAAATTCCATCTGGATTTCATGACTCAGGAGATAAACGGATTGCTAGGGAGAGTGTAGGCATCAATTTGCCAAGTAAAAATTCTCCAAGAATGGAACATACTCCACCCACAGTTTTTGCAAGCAGAAGAGATGATAGAACCAAGCCAAGAGCAAGCCAGCCTAACATCAAGGATGAATTCAGTTCAACAAGGACCACTCATCACAGAAGACTGAACTCAGCAGCTGTCGCTGAATCACCAAATAGGGAATCTGTCCTTAAAGATGAGACCAAAAAACGTCTTTCCGAGATGTTATATAGTGTGGAAAAGGATCAAGTTTTGACAACCCGAGGGATCTCGAAAACCTTGGGAAGAATACTTTCACTGCCAGGATATAACTTGTTATCTCCTAGATTGACCCCTGGAAGAGACAAGGAGCCAGACTTGTTATCTCAACAGATGAGATTGTCTTCTATGCAGCAACTAACACAAGAAAATGATACCAACCTGTCGAGCCCATCAAGCCAGAATTTAGAAACTCCACCATCTACACCACTTATTGATGCTGAATGGCAGGCTGGAGAAGAATTGAATTCAGAgggtattttttttcatattatataAAGTTTCATCCAATATCATTTTTCACAGATCATGATTTACGAGCTTTTGAGGCCTTATATAGGTATTATGGAGGATGTGGAAATAACAGATAACATATGCATGGAAGAAATCAGGCATTTGGATGTCTCAGAAGCTGATGACAATAAGTTCAGCGTTATTAGTGAAGGTTGCAACAAAGAAAGATCTTATATGCAGCCAGGATTGGTAAAGTTGGTTAATATATGCAAATTGTATAAATTTCTGTATGTTCATCAGGttctttttctttagttcttTTTTGGTAACGTTAATTTTCTTGTTTACTCAAGTTCGCATGCtctaatttctttttctttttttccaggAGCCATATGAAGAGATGTCACAACTGGAGAACCTACCCATTTCAGTCTCACGAGGCTCTTCACCCGTACATAAAGTAGAATTACCTCGATGCATCGTAGAAAACCCAGAGCAGCCAAGTCCAGCATCTGTTCTTGAACCCTTCTTTTCAGATGATATTATTAGCCCTCAGAGTGCAACAACTGAACCAAGTATAGAGCAACGATATTTAATttgttttcctttattttttatttaaaaaattgccATGGTAATACATGTGACTTATGCAGCTAAGTTTCCTATGCGGCCCCGACAAATTCATTTTGAAGAACATGACAATCCTGCAGTGGTTGTAACCTCATCAGTTTCAGAAGTCAATTTAAGAACCTTTGAGCATGAGAAGGTAGCTAATTTCAAATATGTAAGAACTGTGTTGGAAGCCTCAGGGTTAAGCTGCGACCAATTTCTAGAGCAGTGGTGTTCATCAGAACAATTGCTTGATCCATCCTTGTTTGATGAAGTGGAGGTGTCGCATAGTCCAATGCCAGATAATCCAAAGCTTATTTTTGATTGCATCAGTGAAGTTCTTGTGGAGATCCATGAGAGAATTTCCAGTGGCAGCCCTTGGATGTCTTTCATCAAACCATGCGTCCGGCCATTCCCACTAGAAgaaaaattcatccaagaagtGTACAAAGGCATTGATCGGCATCTCCAATTGCAGGTTCCATGCACGTTAGAGAAGACAGTTGAAAAAGATATGAATGTTGGAGCTTGGATGAAGCTCCGGTTTGAAATTGAAAGCGTTGTCATTGAGATGGGAGATGCCATCCTAGGAGATTTGATTGAAGAAACTGTCATCAAGCTCTGGGTGTAGTCTCTTTGTTCTACTAGGGATTTGTTTCATTATGTTTTAAGGATGATGAACAAAGTGCAGTCAGAGCTAAAATACCGGCAAGCCTTCAAAATGTAAAGTCATTTGGAAATGACTCCATTGTAGTCTAAGTTCTTAGGTGGCTGTACTGGTTTTTGAGGGCTCAGTACACCAAATACTTCAGAGTTTTGGAGGTGGTTCGCACCATTCTACAGATTGAACGGGCTCAGGATTCGGCTTTGGCCGAGTATCTACTAGTTTGGTCTTTATTTGTCTGACCCTTTGAGTTGCTTCTATTGTTTTTGCCATTGCGTATGTTGCAGCATAGCATGAGACGAGATTTCATTTTATAAATGCTGTTCGGAGCTTCCTGAAACTTGGAAAAGGTGACAGTCATGTGCTGAGAATCTTCCAATGAAGGATGCTCTTTCATCCGTTTTTTCTTGCATGCTAGTTTAAAGTTTGTTCTCCTAAAGATTGTGAACTGAGAGAGCAACCATCCTAAATAACAATGATCTGCTGATGTTTTCTTTCTGCCACTGCTCAATTTCTGTAAAATGGCTTTTCAGAACATGATAGGATCATCCATGAAAAACTTGCATGCACCATGTGAGTTCTAATGTTTGCTGGTTGATAACAATCAAATTGATTACACGCAACACTATTTCAATCAAAAAACACTGTACATACTACTAACAAAATAACATGAGCATAAT is a genomic window containing:
- the LOC105054875 gene encoding uncharacterized protein gives rise to the protein MAKRSRRRLARAKKDRTGCIWGLISMLDFRHGHFTRKLLKDKKHGTGRHVGTGYSRRTLNLLGNFEDKHKDNDDINEEEAGRASLDIISVKTLMEAEMLRENSSKKVSNAEVRHARSNLKSQIHLEDNHKQISRNSKATCDLDANDLRAFASLDPCWSDYPNLVGKSSIDLELPALMAEYCVDNCRCQEKHVDCKTKTNSSPALKHISHSNYSHLHEHPGLAQKHSILQKALHNEAETWKSQKFIDIKQLNSNGVVRESKDFVEALETLNSNKELLLKLLQDPDSLLLKHVQDFQNSQAGKPATLESSKNFEGGKLLGEEIKSSGQCEQSINHKHLHYPVRKIDESNSTKLSRKGGNSKMLDRIVVLKPSPARIQNLSDINSSNSLPQSHQSLQHQKDTAKVSSHFSLKEIQRRFRHALGEGKKEQHSITTDGILHKIPSGFHDSGDKRIARESVGINLPSKNSPRMEHTPPTVFASRRDDRTKPRASQPNIKDEFSSTRTTHHRRLNSAAVAESPNRESVLKDETKKRLSEMLYSVEKDQVLTTRGISKTLGRILSLPGYNLLSPRLTPGRDKEPDLLSQQMRLSSMQQLTQENDTNLSSPSSQNLETPPSTPLIDAEWQAGEELNSEGIMEDVEITDNICMEEIRHLDVSEADDNKFSVISEGCNKERSYMQPGLEPYEEMSQLENLPISVSRGSSPVHKVELPRCIVENPEQPSPASVLEPFFSDDIISPQSATTEPTKFPMRPRQIHFEEHDNPAVVVTSSVSEVNLRTFEHEKVANFKYVRTVLEASGLSCDQFLEQWCSSEQLLDPSLFDEVEVSHSPMPDNPKLIFDCISEVLVEIHERISSGSPWMSFIKPCVRPFPLEEKFIQEVYKGIDRHLQLQVPCTLEKTVEKDMNVGAWMKLRFEIESVVIEMGDAILGDLIEETVIKLWV